Proteins encoded together in one Deltaproteobacteria bacterium window:
- a CDS encoding beta-propeller fold lactonase family protein — MRSAARRRDRGLRAAAVWVIAAGLVADASMPAAAQRLPDPARAAAAVRCQQGLVAGGARLVARRLRLLGVCAGGAFACVQTRPGADGCLAGVRERCVRALRVYETRDVPAVERALRRRCGGLGFADVLAPDGLGQATATSGCGADDAVVVHDVASLARCLVAQHAAEADRLFAARLPRAGELVAVSGVSLGSSSTLPDFGGSGTGLGDRRAAKAVKRCAAAIGRVGDRVVNAELRGVARCGRAVLACVQTVTAAAGAGKPEKVAPTDCLPQAAVACAEHAARAAGVADGVAAALRRGCGRDVLPFDVLRAATGAHLDALASECARHGVASLATLDDYARCLVRQHRCRSRAIVLREAPRARELAAYAGRRLGSGVCADEPASGLASVQAVHHDAAAANGLDGPRAVAVSPDGAHVYVASFDDDALAAFRRDPQDGRVTPVGVSFDGIDGVDGLNGARGLALSPDGAHVYVAGARDDAVAVFARDAGSGVLTFVQRRKNGAGVLDSLNGARAVAVSPDGKHVYVAGDPADAIAVFARDAATGAVTFVARVKNGEGGVSGLHGPYALALSPDGASVYAAAFDDDAVVAFARDAGTGVLSFVGRVKEGENGAAGLDGARALAVAPDGAHVYVAAELARAVVILARDPATGALAPSAVRRHVFGAPDGLGRPDAVVVGGDGAQVFTVSGHDDVVAAFARDAASGAITLAASTVLATGPQSGDPGVLGLALAPAGTELYAVQSTRDVLEVITTQE; from the coding sequence GTGAGATCGGCGGCCCGGCGGCGCGATCGCGGTCTGCGCGCCGCGGCCGTGTGGGTGATCGCCGCGGGGCTCGTCGCGGACGCGTCGATGCCCGCCGCGGCGCAACGGTTGCCGGATCCGGCGCGTGCCGCCGCGGCGGTGCGGTGTCAGCAGGGGCTCGTTGCCGGCGGCGCCCGCCTCGTCGCGCGGCGTCTCCGGCTGCTCGGCGTCTGCGCCGGCGGGGCGTTCGCGTGCGTCCAGACGCGACCGGGGGCGGACGGCTGCCTCGCGGGCGTCCGCGAGCGCTGCGTGCGGGCCCTGCGCGTCTACGAGACGCGGGACGTGCCGGCGGTCGAGCGGGCGCTGCGGCGACGGTGCGGCGGGCTCGGATTCGCGGACGTGCTCGCGCCGGACGGCCTCGGCCAGGCGACGGCGACGTCCGGCTGCGGCGCGGACGACGCCGTCGTGGTGCACGACGTCGCGTCGCTGGCGCGGTGCCTGGTCGCCCAGCACGCTGCCGAGGCCGACCGATTGTTCGCCGCACGGCTGCCGCGAGCCGGCGAGCTCGTCGCGGTGAGCGGAGTGTCGCTCGGCTCGTCGAGCACGTTGCCGGACTTCGGCGGCAGCGGTACCGGGCTCGGAGATCGGCGGGCCGCGAAAGCGGTGAAGCGTTGTGCGGCCGCGATCGGGCGGGTTGGCGACCGGGTGGTGAACGCCGAGCTCCGCGGCGTGGCGCGCTGCGGGCGCGCCGTGTTGGCGTGCGTGCAGACCGTGACCGCGGCGGCCGGCGCGGGGAAGCCCGAGAAGGTCGCGCCGACGGATTGCCTGCCGCAAGCGGCCGTCGCGTGCGCCGAGCACGCCGCCCGCGCGGCGGGCGTCGCCGACGGGGTGGCGGCCGCGCTCCGGCGGGGTTGCGGCCGCGACGTCCTGCCGTTCGACGTCCTGCGCGCGGCGACCGGCGCCCATCTCGACGCGCTCGCGAGCGAGTGCGCTCGTCATGGAGTGGCGTCGCTCGCCACGCTCGACGACTACGCGCGATGCCTCGTCCGGCAGCACCGATGTCGCAGCCGGGCCATCGTGCTGCGGGAAGCGCCGCGGGCGCGCGAGCTCGCGGCGTACGCGGGACGCCGGCTCGGGAGCGGCGTTTGCGCGGACGAGCCGGCCTCCGGGCTCGCGTCCGTGCAAGCGGTCCACCACGACGCGGCAGCCGCCAACGGGCTCGACGGTCCTCGCGCGGTCGCCGTGAGCCCCGACGGCGCGCACGTCTACGTCGCGAGCTTCGACGACGATGCGCTGGCCGCATTCCGGCGCGACCCGCAGGACGGCCGCGTGACGCCGGTCGGCGTCAGCTTCGACGGCATCGACGGCGTCGACGGGCTGAACGGGGCGCGTGGCCTCGCGCTCAGCCCCGACGGCGCGCACGTGTACGTGGCGGGCGCACGCGACGACGCGGTCGCGGTCTTCGCGCGCGACGCCGGGAGCGGCGTGCTGACGTTCGTGCAGCGCCGGAAGAACGGTGCGGGCGTGCTCGACAGTCTGAACGGCGCCCGGGCGGTCGCCGTCAGTCCGGACGGCAAGCACGTGTACGTCGCCGGGGATCCGGCGGATGCGATCGCGGTCTTCGCGCGCGACGCGGCGACCGGCGCCGTGACGTTCGTCGCGCGGGTGAAGAACGGCGAGGGCGGAGTCTCCGGCCTCCACGGACCGTACGCGCTTGCGCTCAGCCCGGACGGCGCGAGCGTCTACGCCGCCGCGTTCGACGACGACGCGGTGGTCGCGTTCGCGCGCGACGCAGGGACCGGCGTTCTGAGCTTCGTCGGGCGCGTGAAGGAAGGCGAGAACGGCGCGGCGGGCCTCGACGGGGCGCGCGCGCTCGCGGTCGCGCCGGACGGCGCGCACGTCTACGTCGCCGCGGAGCTCGCGCGCGCCGTCGTGATCCTGGCGCGCGACCCCGCGACGGGCGCGCTCGCGCCGAGCGCGGTGCGGCGCCATGTCTTCGGCGCGCCCGACGGCCTCGGACGACCCGACGCGGTCGTGGTCGGCGGCGACGGCGCACAGGTCTTCA
- a CDS encoding metallophosphoesterase family protein, with protein sequence MTAWTGLARVHYVVAVAQLGALFGLASSAGAGPALSRGPYLQRVTQRSVTVLWRTDAPAACSLAIRGEGEPARVVEGAGGTSCAVEVDGLQPGTAYHYMPRADGVGLGDESSFRTDGPRPRFSFLVFGDSGCGCPTQLAVRDQMLASPADFLVHTGDMVYRKILRPEDFDRLVFEPYRGLMSRVVLWPCLGNHDRERDDGVIWRDVFVTPANNPEGAEGYYSFDHGTAHVVVLDSNAPTGRKSAQRRFLDRDLAGSTAPWKFVVLHHTLYSSGTHGNATRIRRNLVPLFDQHRVAAVFMGHDHSYERTKPLRDGAVVAPGAGTVYVTTGGGGKSIRPVGSSDFTAYAESAFHFVRVTVADDTVAIEMIRADGLVRDRVTLPRRSS encoded by the coding sequence ATGACGGCGTGGACGGGGCTCGCTCGCGTCCACTACGTCGTGGCGGTGGCGCAGCTCGGCGCGCTCTTCGGCCTCGCGTCGAGCGCCGGGGCGGGCCCGGCGCTCAGCCGTGGACCGTATCTCCAGCGTGTGACGCAGCGGTCCGTGACGGTGCTCTGGCGGACCGACGCGCCGGCCGCGTGTTCGCTGGCGATCCGCGGCGAGGGGGAGCCGGCGCGAGTGGTGGAGGGCGCGGGCGGGACGTCCTGTGCGGTCGAAGTCGACGGGCTGCAGCCCGGGACCGCGTATCATTATATGCCGCGGGCCGACGGCGTCGGGCTCGGCGACGAGTCCTCGTTTCGCACCGATGGCCCCCGCCCGCGGTTCTCGTTCCTCGTCTTCGGCGACTCGGGATGCGGGTGTCCCACGCAGCTCGCCGTACGGGACCAGATGCTCGCGAGCCCGGCCGACTTCCTCGTGCACACGGGGGACATGGTCTACCGCAAGATCCTGCGGCCGGAAGACTTCGACCGGCTCGTCTTCGAGCCGTATCGCGGGCTCATGAGCCGCGTCGTGCTGTGGCCGTGCCTCGGCAACCACGATCGGGAGCGCGACGACGGCGTGATCTGGCGGGACGTCTTCGTCACCCCCGCGAACAACCCCGAGGGCGCCGAGGGATACTACTCGTTCGATCACGGCACCGCGCACGTCGTCGTCCTCGACTCCAACGCGCCCACCGGGCGCAAGAGCGCGCAGCGGCGTTTCCTCGATCGCGACCTCGCCGGCAGCACGGCGCCGTGGAAGTTCGTGGTGCTCCACCACACGCTGTACTCGAGCGGGACGCACGGCAACGCCACGCGGATTCGCCGCAACCTGGTGCCGCTCTTCGACCAGCATCGGGTCGCCGCCGTCTTCATGGGGCACGACCACAGCTACGAGCGCACCAAGCCGCTACGGGACGGCGCGGTCGTCGCGCCCGGCGCGGGGACCGTCTACGTCACGACGGGCGGCGGGGGAAAGTCGATTCGTCCGGTCGGGAGCAGCGACTTCACGGCCTACGCGGAGTCGGCGTTCCATTTCGTGCGTGTCACGGTGGCGGACGACACGGTCGCCATCGAGATGATCCGCGCCGACGGTCTCGTGCGTGACCGGGTCACCCTGCCGCGGAGGAGCTCGTGA